The DNA window AAACACTTGTGTCCTGCATCCGTGTGCTGGCCTCAAACTCTACCCCAATCTGCAGCTGTAGGAGGCGTTCAGATTCAATGGTATTAATTTAATAGATCAAGGGTCTTATCTCAAGTAACAAATCTCTCATTTAATACATCAATTTATGGTATGAATTACCTGGTCGTTAGCTTTGTGGTAATATGACGCATGTGCACCAGCTCCTCCAACAGTCAACGTGGCGACATAGTTACTACCTGAGGAGCAAAACATACAGGTCCAATCAGTACATTTAATCAACTCATGAATTTCTGCCAAACCATCAAATGCGATAAAGAATAATCTGCAAATGACCACCTGTGTATCTGCCCACAAATGATGTGACTGTGCCCTCTTCTCCTGGCCTCCTGTGATAGACAAGTTCACCACCCAATACCAAAGAAGGAGACAAGGACTGGAGGTAGTGTGCCACAAGGATACCTAacagaccaaacatgaaagtgaataTAAGCTCCTAAGGATTGCTTCttcataaaactattaaaacgtttggcatcatatatatatatatatatatatatatatatatatatatatatatatatatataaaaaaagcatcaacattttcacaaaaatatagaGCAGCACAGCATGATATGAAAATGAGCAACTAAGCATATTtcaatgatttctgaatcatCATGTGATCCTAAAGACTGGAATTTTGCCATCAGAGGAACAAATagctctttaaaatatattcaaatagaaaatagttgttagtgttaatgtttttactgtatttctaaccaataaatgcagtcttgagaGAAAACACTGGAAAAACGTTTGACTCCAAACATAAATATAGCATCTTGTATGGCATTTTTTGGAACTTGAGAGTTATGGACCAGAGCAACTTCAAGGTACGTTACCAGATCCAACGAGAACATCTGGGTTGCCAAGGGTAACAGCAGCTGTGAAGTCATCACCACGATATTCGGCATCACACTGCCAGTTTACAAACTTGTGTTGCTGTGTCTGTAACACAATTTAagcaattaataacaatatactATGCAGAATTGCACCCCATTCACCACAACAACAGATCTTTGGACAAAGCTGCAAGTTTAAAAAGCATTAGATCATGAGATTAGGATTAACTTCTTATAGCCCATGAAAGGATTTATTTCTTCTCACTGTATTTTAAGTAATGATTTGCTCACAGTGTGAGAGAAACCAGTTTAGCACACTAACAACTGTACAATACATCTGTGTCCTAAAAAACTATAGCATGTGTAGGATCTGCTGATTCACTTTCATAGTTTGTGAATATGTCTGTAAGTTCGTACATACCTGCATTGCCACTTTCGAGCGAATGCGGTTGGTAAGCTGATGAATGACTTGTGCATTTAGACTGCCCGTGTTGTCCATGTCACCCACCATGACCGGAAAAGACTGAGGGAGATCAAGAGAAATACAAGTGTTAACATCACATCCTATTCAGCATTTCATTCTGACACAATACTGGCAAAGCAACTTGATAGAAAACGGAAAAATGGCAATTGAAAATTAtacttcttaaaaataaagtgattccaggcagttattttagtttcattaagatactttttatttcttaaaaataataataataaattcttcaCAGTATGAGTGTGATGtcattgtatatataatattcctATGACATaggaatattatattttctaacTGCAATATTGTATATGTTGTCTTTTCTAACTGCAATTCAGAttgcattttttcttattatatgACCACTGTAATTTAAGAAAAAGTCATGTCattaaattgctttaaacatGATAATGTAAGGTTACTTTAGCACTATTgaaatactattatagtttttattcatttttttaaacaatttttataaaatacaattttattagtttttgttttttaacagaatACCTGAAATTATTATAGCATCTTATCTTTAAtaagtttgtattttttttatatttatattgccatttttacctttattgtAAAAGGGCAGATCACGACTGACAAAAGCAAAACGGGTGAGATAAGGTGGCGGGTTTGTCAAAGGTCTCAAGTCGGGATTCAAACTCAGGATGCATGTAGCACAACAGCACTGTATGTCAATGTGCTGCCCACAAGGCTATCACGCCAACATaagtatgtgtttttatatcttatattttctGTATGACAAGCTGACAGAAAAACACCATCCAGTTATAAAGCAATTAAAAGGCTCACCTCTGTAGGTCCTGTTTGCTTGCTGCCCACATACGTAGCTCCAAATCTGTAACCTGAGTCCCCCAAGGTGCTAAGAGTAACTGTGTGACTAACCTAAGGAAGCAAATaatgaagtaatttttttttttccattctaaCTTTCCTTTTCAAGTAGCGAAAGAAGTGTGTGATTACTGACCTGGAAGTGATTACTCAAGCCCTTGTTGACAACCAATCGTACCCCCTCCATCTGCACAGGGAAGACCTCTGAAAAGTAGACAAAAAAGACTGTAAGCAAACATAATACTTATCATAAAACTGTAGAAGGTATGCCTAAGACAAACCTTTGCATTTCCGATGACATTCTTCAAATGTGCCGGGGTTAGGGAGAGAGGACTCTGTGTCCGTCCCAGTTTGCCCCTGGGTGCCCGAGGAGGCTGGGACAGCAGACACTGGGGGCATGGTGAAACCTGGGGGTACCGACACCAGACCTGCGCCCCCTGGGGCACTGCCACCCCCTGAGGCCGGGGGTGGGTTTGGGGAGCTGGCAGCCAACACACTGCCCATGCTGAAGACAAATACAACAGTGCAGTAAGATTGAAATGgcattaaatgttattaattagcTGACAAGAACCACTGGGCAAAAGGTCACGTTACTGCAGtcagagacagactgacagTAAACAACAAATATCTGCTTCCAACAACTGCCAACTGTCAAAACCAAATGAAAACCTGCATCTCTCCCGGTTAACATAGCTGGCAACTAGTCAAGATGCCACTCTCTTGGCATCAAAGACAGCTCTGCGCGCACAGCAACAATTACAATGTAGCTCATTGGAGAAAAGTAGTGCACTAGCATGTGGAGCTTCATTCACGCCTCATTGGCTAAATAGCAGGTAAGCTAAGGTTAATGCTAGCTAACTAGCTACCATGCTGTGATGCAAAAGAGTGGCAGATATTTGAGGGGGACGCGAGAAAAAGGCTGTATTACATAATAGCTGGACAGTCGTTTCTGTCGGTATACGGAGGTCTAATAAATAGTAAGtgtataaatgcaatttatgtaACTATTTGTAGGCCTCGTGCTATACTCACGTTTAGCAATGCAGTCCAGTTAAACGGCTGAGAGGCACCGGTAGGATGCAAGGGACAACCTACGTAACCGACGTCTTGGCCCGCCCATTCCGGCTGTATCAGGAGATGATTGGACAAAAGACACCACAACCGCCTGATGACTGGATACTGAGCATGGCGTCCTCGTGAGGTCATCGGGGAAGGAAATACGACAGCTCGTGACGTCTGTTCTCCACTCCTCCAAAGTTACTCTTCAAGGGTATTTATTCTTGATATGAAGTAAGTTTTtcccaattaaaaaaatagacgAAGGAATGCTAGCAAAACGGCAGTTTTGTTGAACTAGCTGCTGTTGAAAATATATTCCACTTAAAGCAGGATTGTGAGAAATAATGtagtcatttaaattaaaattatttcatccACAAAAGTTCATATTCTACATAAAAGCCACAGCTTAATTAACatgcttttaatgctttttaatgtgcttttaacaAAATTCCTATCTGAAGTTTTAAATTGTTAGATGGACTCAAGCAGGAGGTATTAATCTTTGTCAGAAATGGCTTTTTTCTAGACTCCTACAGAGGCCGACACGCTATTTCAGCCAACTAACCCCACAGTAATGTGTTATAAGTGACAACTCTGTTGTAACTTCTCTGAAACCTGCCCTTCGTCTTGCTGAGCCTTTGTGTGTGGGTTGAGCCTTGTGGCTTTTTCCAATTTTGTACCTTAAAATGGGATAGACTTTCTAAACATTTGCGGTCAGTTAAGAAAATGCTAGTGTGAACAACtagcaaatatgaaaatataaaaatgcatggaaCTTAGTGTTTGCAACGAATTAAACCATACTACAAAGATCTGATTTACATTGATTTTGAACCAATTCCAGCTGAGCCACTGGAGTGAGACTAGTTTCCTTGACTTCAAGGTAAGtacaaaaggaaaaacaaacaactggAGAATATGCTGGactttattttgcttaaaaGAGAAGGGACAGGATAGGCTGGCATTAACATTTGGAGCAAAAAGCTTTGGCCATTCTCCCATAAATCCTTGCAGTAAAACATACAGCTTTCTACTTAATACAACACATGTCCAAGAGCACAATTTAACACATACAATGGGGGACACAAGTTTATACTTTGAGAGCTACCAACTTTATTACAGCTGCCATTTCATCACAGCATTTGtgctgatttgtttaaaaaaaaaaaaaaaaaaaaaaacctaaacaattGTTTCTGTGCATTAGACCCCACTAATGGAAAACTGAATCTGATCAAATcacatttcattgttttaataaaacctcACTGCATGTATCAACAGGGGGTAAAAAGAGAAGTATATATTGAAAAACCTAAACTGTTTTCcagttttcaaaaatgcagGATGAACTACTGAAATTGAAGTCCAGCCTCACCCACCATCTGAGCTGTGGTACCTGTTTTTTGGGCAAGCAAATCCATTGCTCACCCAGCCAATGCTGAGGTAGGTACTGTTCACTACCAACAAACTGGGGGGTTAAATAGAGAACAAGTGACTTATGGGGTTGAGGTATTAGAGAAGTCAATCTAGCAGGTAAAAACGTCCACTGACAATCCTGACCAAAGCggagttttgtttttgttttttgcaccaTGCACAGAGTGCTCCGTCCTACCCAGAGGAAGTATATAACAGAGTAAGGCACTTAGAGAAACAATGGCCGAAGTGAGCATGACAATGCAGAGACggagttaaacaaaaaaacttttcaaacttTTGGGAAAGAGGAGTCAAGTTAGgcaaagaaaatgtcaaaatgtctgTTTGTATTAGAACGAAAGCACAATCCACTTTCCAGAagatatacacatacacaaagctTTGAACAACCAACAGAAAACCATTATGAATGTGTTAAACTTCCTTCCCTAATCAACTGTAAAGCTGAGTAAAATCATTCATTATAACAATGCTCAAAAACCTTGTGCATCAGGTGCTGGATAAAACAGTACTAAATTTACTCAAAGCTTGGGAATTTGGTTTTGACACCCTCTTCTGGCAGTATTTTCCATTTCATTGTTATGGCAAataaaaaggggggaaaaaatcctCATGAACAGCAGTTATGGACGGTGAATGGTCATTGCCAGTGCTCTGGGTCCAGAGAACAGTGGCTTATTGTGCTCCAAATGGAAAAGGGGTAAGCTGCCTCAGCAAGTCCAGAAAACAGCAAAACCTAATGACTTTATACTGGCCTCTAAACCTGTGGCAGCTGATCACATTTTACCATGGTAGTTCCAGACCCCTGAAGCATTTGGTGAGAAAAGaaactacaataaaacaaaagaaaaaccgAGTCATCTTTGCGTCTGTCTTCAGTAGAAATTGTGCAGAATGCCAAGCACTGGTCCCTTTATTCTCCTAAAAGGGGAATATATTGGTATATTGTCACATCTGTATAGAACAACAGTTTCTTCAGATCATGTTATTTAGGACATGGCCTTCTTACCAGTAAGGGTTAATTAAGCTCGCCTGCTTTGTGAGCTGCCTCCTCTTCATCAGGGTTCATGGAGTGAAACTCAGCCACATACAGGCTCTTGTCAATGCTGCTGGGTATGGGCTTTATGTCAGTCATCAGCTGGTCTTCAATGCCCTTTAGGTTAAAACGATCTTCTGAGGTGATCAGGTTAATGGCAAGACCCAGATGACCATATCTACCtgagaacataaaaataaactatgtaGACAACAACAGATGAACAAATACCATAAAATAACCAGTCAAATACTGAGCTGACTGTTACCTGATCGACCGATGCGGTGCAGATACGTCTCTGCATTTTTGGGGAAGTCAAAGTTGATGACTACATTGACAGCCTGGATGTCAATTCCTCTTGTGAAAAGATCTGTAACAAAATATCCCATCAGAAAGGTTCCAGAAGCATTTGGGCAAATCCCTGAAAATAGTTCTATGAATGTGTATCCATACCTGTGCAGACCAAGTTTCTACAGAGTCCGTTTCTGAAATCATGGAACACACGATTTCTGTATTCctgtaatagaaaaataatgaaaaacaaacaaacaaacaacaacagcatgCCCACCAAAGCTGCATGtatcaaaatgcaatttattgtttttccatttcaaaacaatttctCTGATGGCAAAGGCTGAAATAAAAGCATGTGATCTTTTATAAATTGTTCcaacatgctgatttggtgcacaaaaaaagaaaaaagtgccTCTtggtataaatgtaaaaaaaaccaaaaacacctGACTTgagtttgaaaaattaaaaagcattagaCAAAACTTTGATCAAATTAgttgtttataatgttacaattgttcgttttgagtgaaatagtaaTTTCTTAAAATCCATTTACACAAGGTTTAATATTCTGAAGCTGACCTGCATCATCTTTGCATGGATGTAAAAGCAGGAATAGCCAAGTTGTGTGATCTTCTTGGCAAGGAGTTCCACCCTTTGGGTGGAGTTACAGAAgatgattgattggttgatttggagctaagaaagaaaaacaaacaaatagcaGAAGAGgtaatgaaatttattttttcccccaataaGGAGACACAgtacaaaaatactttaatacatCTACAAAACAGCAGTACGGCAAAGAAGCTTTGAAATACTACAAATGGAGAACTAGCAAAATTTGGGGCATATCTTTAAAGGGAATGCTCACTTACCCGGGAGAACAGCGTGTTGAGACAGTGcactttctgtctttctgtcacATAAGCATAGTACTGAGTGATGCCTTTCAGTGTCAGCTCATCCATCAGATTGATTTCATATGGCTTCTGAAGGTGCTTGCTCTATACAACAGGAGAGTGTCATTAGCATGATTAAACTAGTCATCTAAATGAGAAATAATCCTGGATATAGGAAGACAACTTCAGAAAGACTAGAATGATTATATCCAAGACTTTTTACAAAAAGTTCTCACCATAAACTTCTGCACACTGATGGGGAAAGTGGCAGAATAAAGCAGAATCTGGCGGTTTTTGGGCAGGAAGCTGATGATGTCCTCAATGAGCACCACAAAGTCTTGAGAAAGCAACTTATcagcctgtttaaaaaaaggaaaaagaatagAAGAATCAGACACCACAAATTTCAGCACTGATTTAGACAATAAGCTTAGTTGGAAACctttcttgcattttttttcctctcacctCATCCATCACAATCATCTGAGCTTTGTCCACCTTGGCCACACCTTTCTTTATCAAATCAAGGATCCTTCCTGGGGTAGCTATTATAACATGTACTGAAGAGAgagatgtaaaaatgtaaaattagcaTGAGGAGGGGGACTTGAtttataaaagtacaatttattttaaatgcatttaaataaatgaagttcAACTGTCAAAAGTTGCCCTGTCAGTTACATCTTTTACCAGTTATAATCAAGCGTGTATAATGTCAAAACTCCTTAACTAACATCACTTCTCTTTGAGGAACAAAGCAGCACAATTTAAGAATTGCCTAAATGACTGTGGCCTGGCAAGAGGACAGGACTTCAGAAAAactttcaataataaaaataataataataataataataacaacaacaacaccttTAAGCAGTATTTACTGAAGAATTCACAATATATGATTGGCTTTTGTTCTTTCTAGCGTgttactgtaaatgtgtttcttcAATTTTATTACATCTATTTTGAAATTACACAAGTTTTTTCAAGCTTGGTGAACTCAAAGGTGGTAGAGAACTAATCAATTACCCGTCTCATCAAGGCGCATGATGTCATCCCTCAGGTTAGTGCCACCTGTCGTAGCCATGACCTTGACGCCACCAAGGTGCTTGCTCATGTTGATACTTATCTGGCTCACCTGCAGAGCCAACTCACGTGTTGGTACCAACACTaaggcttaaaaaaataaaaaatttcaaatttcaataaaatcaaatttagaAAACTTAAGTTAAAATGAATGGGGTCACCAAAGAAAATTTTGCTCAATATAAATCGCTCTTGAATAAAATTAACAGTTACGGGCCTTTAAagctgttcaaataaatgctgtcctttTCAAACTGTTCAAACTACCCTGAACAAAAGTGTGCATCATGTTCCATAAAAATAcgaagcagcacagctgttaaTGTAAAGCAGCAAATGATCATGTGAtgctaaagatttt is part of the Puntigrus tetrazona isolate hp1 chromosome 16, ASM1883169v1, whole genome shotgun sequence genome and encodes:
- the tomm40 gene encoding mitochondrial import receptor subunit TOM40 homolog, giving the protein MGSVLAASSPNPPPASGGGSAPGGAGLVSVPPGFTMPPVSAVPASSGTQGQTGTDTESSLPNPGTFEECHRKCKEVFPVQMEGVRLVVNKGLSNHFQVSHTVTLSTLGDSGYRFGATYVGSKQTGPTESFPVMVGDMDNTGSLNAQVIHQLTNRIRSKVAMQTQQHKFVNWQCDAEYRGDDFTAAVTLGNPDVLVGSGILVAHYLQSLSPSLVLGGELVYHRRPGEEGTVTSFVGRYTGSNYVATLTVGGAGAHASYYHKANDQLQIGVEFEASTRMQDTSVSFGYQLDVPKANLLFKGSVDSNWVVGATLEKKLVPLPLSLALGAFLNHRKNKFQCGFGVTIG
- the ddx61 gene encoding probable ATP-dependent RNA helicase ddx6, with translation MATARTEIPASVMSMSKQNGQSKPMSLQSGSLTSSSQSGKTSVMPQKGNSIPQSSGGIRFGDDWKKCLQLPPKDMRVKTTDVTATKGNEFEDYCLKRELLMGIFEMGWEKPSPIQEESIPIVLSGRDILGRAKNGTGKSGAYLIPLLERIDLKKDYVQALVLVPTRELALQVSQISINMSKHLGGVKVMATTGGTNLRDDIMRLDETVHVIIATPGRILDLIKKGVAKVDKAQMIVMDEADKLLSQDFVVLIEDIISFLPKNRQILLYSATFPISVQKFMSKHLQKPYEINLMDELTLKGITQYYAYVTERQKVHCLNTLFSRLQINQSIIFCNSTQRVELLAKKITQLGYSCFYIHAKMMQEYRNRVFHDFRNGLCRNLVCTDLFTRGIDIQAVNVVINFDFPKNAETYLHRIGRSGRYGHLGLAINLITSEDRFNLKGIEDQLMTDIKPIPSSIDKSLYVAEFHSMNPDEEEAAHKAGELN